The Virgibacillus dokdonensis genome includes a window with the following:
- a CDS encoding type II toxin-antitoxin system PemK/MazF family toxin encodes MIVQRGEVYFADLSPVVGSEQGGVRPVLILQNDIGNRFSPTVIVAAITAQIQKAKLPTHVEIDAKQYGFDRDSVILLEQIRTLDKQRLTDKITKLDKEKMKMINQALEISLGLKDMYDQ; translated from the coding sequence TTGATCGTACAAAGAGGCGAAGTGTATTTCGCTGACCTTTCCCCTGTTGTTGGATCAGAGCAGGGAGGCGTCCGCCCGGTATTGATCCTGCAAAATGATATCGGGAATCGTTTCAGTCCTACCGTTATTGTGGCTGCAATTACAGCACAAATTCAAAAAGCTAAACTCCCTACACATGTGGAGATTGATGCAAAACAATATGGGTTTGACCGTGATTCCGTTATTTTGCTAGAGCAGATACGAACACTTGATAAACAAAGGCTAACAGATAAAATTACAAAGTTAGATAAAGAAAAGATGAAAATGATTAACCAAGCATTAGAAATCAGTTTAGGGCTGAAGGATATGTATGATCAATAA
- a CDS encoding STAS domain-containing protein: MRIPILKLHNYLLISIQTEIDDQTAIQFQEDLLDKIHKNGSTGVVIDLTSVDIIDSFIAKVLGDVVTMSDLMGAKVVLTGIQPAVAVTLIDLGIHLKNVPTALNLEQGLIKLYQELGE; this comes from the coding sequence GTGCGGATTCCTATTTTGAAACTTCACAACTATTTACTTATCTCCATACAAACAGAAATTGATGACCAAACAGCCATCCAATTTCAGGAGGATTTATTAGATAAAATTCATAAAAATGGTTCGACAGGAGTCGTTATTGATTTAACTTCTGTCGATATTATTGATTCATTTATTGCTAAAGTTTTAGGTGATGTCGTAACAATGTCAGATTTAATGGGGGCAAAGGTAGTTTTAACAGGGATTCAACCAGCTGTAGCGGTGACATTAATTGATCTAGGTATCCACCTGAAGAATGTACCTACGGCATTAAATTTAGAACAAGGCCTTATTAAACTCTACCAGGAATTGGGGGAATAG
- a CDS encoding LolA family protein: MKMKIIGVLLFAGLVIVLAACGEKSQEDVVADLQEKAEKMDGYKAKAEMNMNTGKEQQTFQIDIWHKKEDMYRVGLSNKSDEKGNQIILKNEDGVFVLTPALNKSFKFQSEWPQNSSQPYLYQSLVQDIEKDKEAEFEITDAHYVFKTKTNYQSNNNLPYQEIYLDKKSLQPVQVKVLDKDKNALVEVSFSNFDSKASFQEDDFSMKKNMGGEEAKETAAVNEEEALTVFYPSYMAGAELKEKKETSTDTGERVILTFEGEKNFTLVQEKANAQTTMANPKEAEGEIVNLGFTVGAMTDNSMEWTHNGVDFMLASEELTKEELIEVAKSVQSKEVK; the protein is encoded by the coding sequence ATGAAGATGAAAATCATTGGGGTGCTCTTGTTTGCCGGCCTCGTAATCGTATTAGCTGCTTGTGGTGAAAAATCCCAAGAAGATGTTGTAGCCGATTTGCAGGAAAAAGCTGAGAAGATGGACGGGTATAAAGCAAAAGCGGAAATGAATATGAATACAGGTAAGGAACAGCAAACGTTTCAAATTGATATTTGGCATAAAAAAGAAGATATGTATCGTGTCGGATTATCCAATAAGTCTGATGAAAAGGGCAATCAAATCATTTTAAAAAATGAAGATGGGGTTTTTGTACTCACCCCAGCTTTAAATAAGAGTTTTAAATTTCAGTCCGAATGGCCACAAAATAGCAGCCAGCCTTATTTATATCAATCTTTGGTTCAGGATATTGAAAAAGATAAGGAAGCGGAATTTGAAATCACTGATGCCCATTACGTGTTTAAGACAAAAACAAATTATCAGAGCAATAACAATTTACCGTATCAAGAAATTTATTTAGATAAAAAATCGTTGCAACCTGTACAAGTAAAGGTGTTGGATAAAGATAAAAATGCATTAGTTGAAGTTAGCTTTTCCAACTTTGATAGTAAAGCAAGCTTCCAAGAAGATGATTTTTCTATGAAGAAGAATATGGGTGGGGAAGAAGCAAAAGAAACCGCCGCTGTAAATGAAGAAGAAGCATTAACGGTGTTTTATCCATCTTACATGGCAGGAGCGGAACTAAAGGAAAAAAAAGAAACATCTACCGATACAGGTGAGCGGGTCATCTTAACCTTTGAAGGGGAAAAGAATTTCACCTTGGTGCAAGAAAAAGCAAATGCGCAAACAACCATGGCTAACCCAAAGGAAGCAGAAGGAGAGATTGTGAATTTAGGTTTTACGGTTGGAGCTATGACGGATAATTCCATGGAGTGGACGCATAATGGCGTTGATTTTATGTTGGCTAGTGAAGAGTTAACAAAGGAGGAACTTATTGAAGTTGCAAAATCTGTCCAAAGCAAAGAAGTGAAGTGA
- the rsbW gene encoding anti-sigma B factor RsbW — MKNFDFIELKVPAKAEYVGVVRLSMSGIANRMGFSYEDIEDLKIAISEAITNTVTHAYNEEDEGEVTIGFGVYEDRLEVMVADHGGSFDLNEVKDDIGPYKENESIEELREGGFGLFLINALMDKVQINNEYGVIVLMTKYIHEYEAEVGLDDDQISTTQ; from the coding sequence ATGAAGAATTTCGATTTTATTGAATTGAAAGTGCCGGCTAAAGCAGAGTATGTAGGTGTAGTGAGGCTAAGTATGTCAGGAATTGCTAATCGGATGGGATTTAGTTATGAAGATATTGAAGATTTGAAAATAGCTATATCGGAAGCCATTACAAATACGGTAACTCATGCCTATAACGAAGAAGATGAAGGTGAGGTAACCATTGGTTTTGGTGTATATGAAGATCGATTAGAAGTGATGGTTGCTGATCATGGCGGTAGTTTCGACTTAAATGAAGTAAAAGACGACATCGGGCCATATAAAGAGAACGAATCAATTGAAGAATTGAGAGAAGGGGGTTTTGGTCTGTTTTTAATTAATGCATTAATGGATAAAGTTCAAATCAATAATGAATATGGAGTCATTGTTTTAATGACAAAGTATATTCATGAATATGAAGCTGAGGTGGGCTTAGATGACGACCAAATCTCAACCACACAATAG
- a CDS encoding RsbT co-antagonist protein RsbRA yields the protein MDEKLKNMAIENSDSIVQLWMEEINSLKLDNYTASISDELFESTNRQFVNVIFQSIKDGGSSKAVKDFSERIINLGWPLGYITDGLQVFRRVTVDYILSKYEQLNFEFISNVLKSVDAWVEPIIRQLVNEYSGSWENTVSLQRVALQELSAPLIPVMDGITIMPLIGTVDTDRAKLIMENLLDGAIKHNSEVVLIDITGVPVVDTMVAHHIIQAAEAVRLIGATCILVGIRPEIAQTIVNLGIDLSKFPTKSSLKKGFRTALEITDRQVVDLENRADSIEHMIQSLKGE from the coding sequence ATGGATGAGAAGTTAAAAAATATGGCTATTGAAAACAGCGATTCGATTGTGCAACTTTGGATGGAAGAAATCAATTCCTTAAAGTTAGATAATTATACAGCAAGTATTTCTGATGAACTCTTTGAAAGTACGAATCGGCAATTCGTTAATGTTATCTTTCAAAGTATAAAAGATGGAGGTTCATCAAAAGCGGTTAAAGATTTTTCGGAAAGAATTATTAACCTTGGATGGCCTTTGGGGTATATTACCGATGGCTTACAGGTGTTTCGAAGAGTTACGGTAGATTACATTTTAAGCAAATATGAACAACTTAACTTTGAATTTATTTCCAATGTGCTAAAAAGTGTGGATGCTTGGGTAGAGCCTATTATCCGTCAACTTGTAAATGAGTATTCAGGAAGCTGGGAAAACACCGTTTCCTTACAACGAGTCGCTTTACAAGAATTATCTGCTCCATTAATACCTGTTATGGACGGAATTACGATTATGCCATTAATTGGAACAGTTGATACAGATCGTGCGAAATTAATCATGGAAAATCTATTAGACGGTGCGATTAAACATAACTCAGAAGTTGTTTTAATTGACATTACAGGTGTTCCTGTCGTCGATACGATGGTTGCTCATCATATTATCCAAGCAGCAGAAGCCGTCCGTTTGATTGGCGCAACATGTATTCTTGTAGGCATTAGACCAGAAATTGCCCAAACGATTGTTAATCTAGGCATTGATTTAAGTAAGTTCCCTACAAAGAGTTCCTTGAAGAAAGGGTTTCGTACAGCATTGGAAATTACAGACCGCCAAGTTGTTGATTTGGAAAATAGGGCGGATAGCATAGAACATATGATTCAATCGTTAAAAGGGGAGTGA
- a CDS encoding SpoIIE family protein phosphatase, with product MGQVKVSVFQQAKTGNYYCGDSFFYEETNREFVCAIADGLGSGEIAKESSQVVIDIIQNNIHASIESIIKECNQQLQGKRGVVIGILKLDFQAEMYSFSSIGNIGVLTITDHQHKKRNIPNAGYLAGFHRPFKIVREKLLPDMVFIMFSDGVTDRDLSQKYLLTKNVQEITETFKCLASENRSDDTTLIAMHYRGTD from the coding sequence ATGGGACAAGTAAAGGTGTCTGTATTTCAACAAGCGAAAACAGGCAATTACTACTGTGGTGATAGTTTTTTTTATGAAGAGACAAACCGTGAATTTGTTTGTGCTATTGCGGATGGGTTAGGCAGTGGAGAAATAGCAAAGGAATCATCTCAAGTTGTTATTGATATTATTCAAAATAATATTCATGCAAGTATTGAATCCATTATTAAAGAATGTAATCAACAATTGCAAGGAAAGCGCGGTGTAGTCATTGGCATTCTCAAACTGGATTTTCAAGCAGAGATGTATTCTTTTTCTTCTATTGGCAATATTGGTGTGTTAACAATAACTGACCATCAGCATAAAAAGCGTAATATACCCAATGCTGGCTATTTAGCTGGTTTCCATCGTCCGTTTAAAATTGTCCGGGAAAAACTCCTACCAGATATGGTGTTTATTATGTTTTCGGATGGAGTGACTGATCGCGATTTATCGCAAAAATATTTGCTGACGAAAAATGTCCAAGAAATTACCGAGACATTTAAATGTTTAGCTAGTGAAAATAGAAGTGATGATACAACATTAATAGCGATGCACTATAGAGGAACTGATTGA
- a CDS encoding PP2C family protein-serine/threonine phosphatase, with translation MSSLLKLDTEGYKALMKRYIETRDEQSLYDIEQASKLFIKNNILPDEIVNMHIQSLQDLYPNLSEDIQYSMSFLLEAMIAYGIAHQEYQQLREKQSELKSEISVAASMQETLLETKKPTIEGLDIGVISVPAHQMNGDYHHFVKGRDGSLGIAIADVIGKGIPAALCMSMIKYAMDSYPEDAMTPKAILANMNRVVERNVDPSMFITMFYAQYLPSDHALRYASAGHEPGFYYNSSQDTFEELTTKGLVLGVTPDTTYPQYELKIEPNDMVILLTDGVTECRDGERFIERQEVLDVIKQYAHLPVQKIVDQTFKYFERLQDFELRDDFTLLILRREV, from the coding sequence ATGAGCAGTTTATTGAAATTAGACACAGAAGGATATAAAGCGTTAATGAAACGATATATTGAAACGAGAGATGAACAATCTTTATATGATATTGAGCAGGCGAGTAAGCTGTTTATTAAAAATAATATTCTTCCTGATGAAATTGTTAACATGCATATTCAGTCTCTCCAAGATTTGTATCCTAATTTAAGTGAAGACATTCAATATTCGATGAGTTTTTTGTTAGAGGCAATGATTGCATATGGGATTGCCCATCAAGAATACCAGCAGCTTAGGGAAAAGCAATCTGAGTTGAAGTCAGAAATATCAGTTGCAGCGAGCATGCAAGAAACCCTTTTAGAAACAAAAAAACCAACGATTGAAGGTTTGGATATCGGGGTTATTAGTGTCCCAGCACATCAAATGAATGGTGATTATCATCATTTTGTAAAAGGAAGAGATGGATCTTTAGGGATTGCTATAGCAGATGTAATCGGTAAAGGAATCCCGGCTGCTCTTTGTATGTCGATGATTAAGTATGCAATGGACAGTTATCCTGAGGATGCGATGACACCTAAAGCTATATTGGCGAATATGAACCGAGTGGTAGAAAGAAATGTAGATCCGAGTATGTTTATTACCATGTTTTATGCGCAATACCTTCCTTCTGATCATGCACTTCGTTACGCTTCAGCAGGGCATGAACCAGGGTTTTATTATAATTCCAGCCAAGACACCTTTGAAGAATTAACCACAAAAGGTCTGGTTCTAGGTGTTACACCAGACACTACTTATCCACAGTATGAATTAAAAATTGAGCCTAATGATATGGTTATTCTTTTAACCGACGGTGTAACGGAATGCAGAGATGGCGAACGCTTTATTGAGCGTCAAGAAGTACTGGACGTTATTAAGCAATATGCCCATTTACCAGTACAAAAGATCGTTGATCAAACGTTTAAATATTTTGAGCGATTACAGGATTTTGAACTAAGAGATGATTTCACATTACTTATTTTACGTAGGGAAGTTTAG
- a CDS encoding IS4 family transposase translates to MDNHTIKMVFKEYIHPLDTKVIQKMIDIEGVDKYVKKLDTIAYIRLFIYAQLKKSENLAVISQSVSRKKTVQRLVGIDSISKSQLSRKNRQIPHEIPEAILRHLIQKVQYTLGPVKAGKALLQLHLIDSSTISMCLSGYEWADFRETKAGIKMHTSIRLCNDTLSLDKMILTPARPADETQLDELIVYQLDVLHVFDRGYFNFAKFDAYSEKGIKFATRIKANTVVHVVEELLVDPSSPITRHAMVTIGNMKHPLQLIETTDSNGKPIRIVCNDAKRSAQEISDIYRNRWKIELFFKWIKQHLVITTLYGKSENAVYNQVYLAMITFCLIILMKNKIGFKGTLLEMLRWIKDGYDQSMATFILKVRKEPERESSGRRRWDNERIFAETLAQYETGDVLHLDDLTYDPFV, encoded by the coding sequence ATGGACAATCATACCATAAAAATGGTATTCAAGGAATACATTCATCCATTAGATACAAAAGTTATTCAAAAAATGATTGATATAGAAGGGGTAGACAAGTATGTGAAAAAGCTAGATACCATTGCCTATATTCGCTTATTTATTTACGCACAACTTAAAAAATCAGAAAATCTTGCAGTAATCAGTCAGTCTGTTTCACGCAAAAAAACGGTGCAGCGATTAGTAGGTATAGACAGTATCAGTAAGTCACAACTCTCGCGTAAGAATAGACAAATCCCACATGAAATACCAGAAGCTATTCTTCGTCATCTCATTCAAAAGGTACAGTATACACTAGGACCTGTGAAAGCAGGAAAGGCATTGCTTCAGCTGCATTTGATTGATTCATCGACTATTTCCATGTGTCTTAGTGGCTATGAATGGGCTGATTTTCGAGAAACAAAAGCCGGGATTAAAATGCACACTTCAATTAGGTTGTGCAATGATACGCTCTCGCTAGATAAGATGATTCTAACGCCAGCCCGACCAGCGGATGAGACACAGCTGGATGAATTAATTGTTTATCAGTTAGATGTGCTTCATGTATTCGATCGCGGGTACTTCAACTTTGCGAAGTTCGATGCCTATTCGGAAAAAGGAATAAAATTTGCAACGCGTATCAAAGCCAATACAGTGGTACACGTCGTGGAAGAGTTACTCGTGGATCCATCTTCTCCCATCACACGCCATGCCATGGTGACAATCGGAAACATGAAACATCCATTACAATTGATAGAGACAACAGATAGTAATGGCAAGCCTATTCGGATTGTGTGTAACGACGCCAAGCGCAGTGCGCAAGAAATCAGCGATATCTACCGAAACCGCTGGAAAATAGAGTTGTTTTTCAAATGGATCAAGCAACACTTGGTCATTACAACATTATATGGTAAGAGTGAAAATGCCGTTTATAATCAAGTCTATCTTGCAATGATTACCTTTTGCCTGATCATCCTAATGAAAAATAAAATAGGTTTCAAAGGAACCTTGCTGGAAATGTTGCGTTGGATAAAGGATGGTTACGATCAATCCATGGCAACCTTTATTTTGAAAGTGCGTAAAGAACCAGAGCGAGAGTCCAGTGGACGACGAAGGTGGGACAATGAGCGAATTTTTGCAGAGACCCTAGCACAATATGAGACAGGAGACGTGTTACACTTAGATGATTTAACATACGATCCATTCGTTTAA
- a CDS encoding anti-sigma regulatory factor, which produces MKPQSCVNIKKEWDIVAARQLGRDIARKIGFGTVDQARIATTISELSRNIYLYADHGQICFEVIDTFDNKGLCIIAIDVGPGIEDIGQVLEDGYSTSGGLGAGLPGVKRLMDEFDIHSEVGKGTRIKTIKWLR; this is translated from the coding sequence ATGAAGCCTCAATCTTGCGTGAATATAAAAAAAGAATGGGATATAGTGGCAGCAAGACAGTTAGGTAGAGATATTGCAAGGAAGATTGGCTTTGGCACTGTGGATCAAGCTCGTATAGCTACAACGATATCGGAATTATCCAGAAATATTTATTTGTATGCTGATCATGGACAAATCTGTTTTGAGGTAATTGATACATTTGATAATAAAGGGTTATGCATTATTGCTATTGATGTTGGTCCAGGTATTGAAGATATTGGACAGGTATTAGAAGATGGCTATTCTACGTCTGGAGGACTCGGAGCTGGTTTGCCTGGTGTCAAGAGGTTAATGGATGAGTTTGATATTCATTCGGAAGTTGGCAAAGGAACACGAATTAAGACGATTAAATGGCTAAGGTAA
- the alr gene encoding alanine racemase yields the protein MDIHRNTWIEIDLDAIAYNIKQIQKKLPKETKVMAVVKANGYGHGSVQIAKQALQAGSDYLAVALLEEAIKLREASIKAPILVLGWVPPESAIVAARYGITLTVFQQEWLEQIKGYTFSPPLHLHLKVDTGMGRIGIRTEQELKDISQALNENNSIYLTGVFTHFSTADESESTYFDEQRTRFKNTLSQLKELRMEKINVHIGNSASAIRLPEAMYDFVRFGISMYGLYPSQEIKVKGEIELKQAFSLHSRLVHVKKINPGDCVSYGCTYQAEAEEWIGTLPIGYGDGWLRKMQGFSVLVDGKRMPIVGRICMDQTMIKLDQAYPIGTKVTLIGCQNDACISMDEVSNYAETINYEIPCILNDRIPRIYKEQ from the coding sequence TTGGACATACATCGAAATACATGGATAGAAATAGATTTGGATGCAATTGCATATAATATAAAACAAATACAGAAAAAACTACCAAAAGAAACAAAGGTAATGGCTGTAGTAAAAGCGAATGGGTATGGACATGGAAGCGTACAAATTGCTAAGCAAGCGTTGCAAGCAGGGTCAGATTATTTAGCTGTAGCACTATTAGAAGAAGCGATCAAGTTACGTGAAGCATCAATAAAAGCACCGATTCTCGTATTAGGTTGGGTTCCACCTGAATCAGCAATCGTTGCAGCAAGGTATGGGATTACACTAACCGTTTTTCAACAGGAGTGGTTAGAACAAATAAAAGGCTATACATTCTCTCCTCCTCTGCATTTGCATTTAAAAGTGGATACTGGAATGGGGCGAATAGGAATAAGAACAGAGCAAGAATTGAAAGACATTTCACAAGCATTAAATGAAAATAACAGCATATATTTAACTGGGGTGTTTACACACTTTTCTACAGCTGATGAATCAGAGTCAACGTATTTTGATGAGCAACGAACGCGCTTCAAAAATACCCTTTCGCAACTGAAAGAACTACGGATGGAGAAAATTAACGTTCACATTGGTAACAGTGCTAGTGCTATACGACTTCCAGAAGCCATGTATGATTTTGTTCGTTTTGGAATTTCCATGTATGGGTTATATCCTTCACAAGAAATAAAAGTAAAGGGGGAGATAGAATTAAAGCAAGCTTTTTCTTTGCATAGTAGGCTTGTTCATGTCAAAAAAATAAACCCAGGCGACTGTGTTAGCTATGGGTGTACGTATCAGGCAGAAGCAGAAGAGTGGATTGGTACGCTTCCTATTGGATATGGAGACGGTTGGCTAAGAAAGATGCAAGGTTTTTCCGTTCTTGTAGATGGAAAGCGAATGCCTATTGTTGGGAGAATTTGTATGGACCAAACGATGATCAAATTAGATCAAGCCTATCCAATAGGGACGAAGGTGACGCTGATTGGTTGTCAAAATGATGCATGTATTTCCATGGATGAAGTGTCTAATTATGCTGAGACCATTAATTATGAGATTCCTTGTATATTGAATGATCGTATTCCTCGTATTTACAAAGAACAATGA
- the sigB gene encoding RNA polymerase sigma factor SigB, with protein sequence MTTKSQPHNSGRDEVYQLIESLQKEPTDEYLQEQLVLKYKDLVESVARKYSKNSAIHEDLVQVGMIGLLAAVRRYDSTFGKSFESFAIPTIIGEIKRFIRDKTWSVHVPRRIKELGPKIKKAVDTLTMENQSSPSIKEIADFLQVSEEDILETMEMGKSYKALSVDRKVEADSDGSTVAILDLVGNEEAGYEQTDQRMLLEKMLPILSEREQKILQYTYFENKSQKETGELLGISQMHVSRLQRRSLRKLREAIQSEDTEVFD encoded by the coding sequence ATGACGACCAAATCTCAACCACACAATAGCGGAAGAGATGAGGTTTACCAGTTAATTGAATCATTACAAAAAGAGCCTACGGATGAGTATTTACAGGAACAGCTTGTACTTAAATATAAGGATCTCGTGGAGTCTGTTGCACGTAAATATTCCAAAAATAGCGCCATTCATGAGGATCTTGTTCAAGTAGGTATGATCGGTTTGCTTGCTGCAGTACGTCGATATGATTCAACATTCGGTAAATCTTTTGAATCTTTTGCGATACCTACCATTATTGGGGAAATTAAGCGATTTATAAGAGACAAAACATGGAGTGTACACGTGCCTAGGCGGATTAAAGAATTAGGCCCTAAAATAAAAAAAGCTGTTGATACGTTAACAATGGAAAATCAATCTTCCCCTTCCATAAAGGAAATAGCTGACTTTCTACAAGTCTCTGAGGAAGATATTTTGGAAACAATGGAAATGGGAAAAAGCTATAAAGCTCTATCTGTAGACAGAAAGGTAGAAGCTGATTCAGACGGAAGCACAGTTGCTATATTAGATTTGGTTGGAAACGAGGAAGCTGGCTACGAACAGACGGACCAGAGGATGTTATTGGAGAAGATGCTTCCCATCTTGTCAGAACGTGAGCAAAAAATCTTACAATACACGTATTTCGAAAATAAGAGTCAAAAAGAAACTGGTGAATTGTTAGGTATATCGCAAATGCATGTTTCAAGGCTGCAGAGACGTTCGTTACGCAAATTACGAGAAGCTATTCAATCCGAGGATACGGAGGTCTTTGATTAA
- a CDS encoding CopG family ribbon-helix-helix protein, producing MSESLQEVLVKIPKNLLNEVDGLMKYENSDLSDFICQATRNYLQHKRDEHFQQFRETMEKGYAEMGRINLTIASEAFQAEEEAKITLERSVIGV from the coding sequence TTGTCAGAAAGCTTGCAAGAAGTATTAGTGAAAATACCAAAAAACCTGTTAAATGAGGTGGATGGTCTGATGAAATATGAGAATAGTGATTTAAGTGATTTCATATGTCAGGCAACTAGAAACTATCTTCAGCATAAAAGAGATGAGCATTTTCAACAATTTCGCGAAACCATGGAAAAGGGCTATGCAGAAATGGGTCGCATTAATTTGACAATTGCTTCTGAAGCTTTTCAAGCGGAAGAAGAAGCAAAAATCACCTTGGAACGCTCTGTGATCGGGGTGTAA
- a CDS encoding STAS domain-containing protein: MNLTINVVNEQPSKSIVYLAGEIDAYTAPDLKEALIPLMRQEEQVVEVDLAEVNYMDSTGLGTFISALKSSKEYNSKLTLVNIQDRVLRLFQITGLDEIMDIRASIRGGSE, encoded by the coding sequence ATGAACTTAACAATTAACGTGGTGAACGAACAACCAAGTAAATCTATTGTTTACTTAGCTGGCGAGATTGACGCTTATACTGCTCCAGATTTAAAAGAAGCTTTAATACCGCTTATGAGGCAAGAGGAACAAGTTGTTGAAGTAGATTTAGCGGAAGTGAACTATATGGACAGTACTGGTTTAGGAACTTTTATTAGTGCGTTAAAATCATCGAAAGAGTATAATAGCAAGCTTACATTGGTGAACATCCAAGACCGTGTACTACGGTTGTTTCAAATTACCGGATTAGACGAAATCATGGATATACGTGCTTCGATTCGAGGTGGAAGTGAATAA